One segment of Longimicrobiaceae bacterium DNA contains the following:
- a CDS encoding DinB family protein, translated as MTNPLATPPAPDEYASFYAGYVALAAAGGDVPGLLAGQPAELRRLCEGLDEEGALARYAPGKWSVKEVVGHLADTERVYAYRALRVGRGDATPLAGFDENAYVAAAGSDRRPLAELLDDFQAARAATLALLRGMPEDAWERRGVANEAPVSTRSLAYVAAGHVRHHLELLRERYGLGPGNTPGAAG; from the coding sequence ATGACGAACCCGCTCGCGACACCCCCCGCCCCCGACGAGTACGCGTCGTTCTACGCCGGCTACGTGGCGCTCGCCGCGGCGGGTGGCGACGTGCCCGGTCTCCTCGCCGGCCAGCCCGCCGAGCTGCGCCGCCTCTGCGAGGGGCTGGATGAGGAGGGCGCGCTGGCCCGCTACGCGCCGGGGAAGTGGAGCGTCAAGGAGGTGGTGGGCCACCTGGCCGACACGGAGCGGGTGTACGCCTACCGCGCGCTGCGTGTCGGGCGCGGCGACGCCACGCCGCTCGCCGGCTTCGACGAGAACGCCTACGTCGCCGCCGCGGGGTCGGACCGGCGGCCGCTGGCGGAGCTGCTCGACGACTTCCAGGCGGCGCGCGCGGCCACGCTGGCGCTGCTCCGCGGGATGCCGGAGGACGCCTGGGAGCGCAGGGGCGTCGCGAACGAAGCGCCGGTGAGCACCCGCTCGCTCGCCTACGTCGCCGCCGGGCACGTGCGGCACCACCTGGAGCTGCTCCGGGAGCGGTACGGGCTCGGGCCGGGAAACACTCCGGGGGCAGCGGGGTAG